The following are encoded together in the Leptolyngbyaceae cyanobacterium genome:
- a CDS encoding DUF29 domain-containing protein, translated as MATELQASQKSLYENDFVCWLETTIEQLRNQDYASVDWANLIEEIEDMSKRERKSLKSNLIVILLHLLKWQYQPESRSGSWKSSIREHRRRIKEDLKDSPSLVPYFQEIFADCYVNAREQAADETGLSLEAFPLDCPYTTELALDSEFLPE; from the coding sequence ATGGCAACCGAATTACAAGCCAGCCAAAAAAGTCTCTATGAAAACGATTTCGTGTGCTGGTTAGAAACGACAATCGAACAATTGCGTAACCAGGATTATGCTTCCGTAGACTGGGCAAATTTGATTGAAGAAATTGAGGATATGTCAAAACGGGAGCGAAAAAGCCTGAAAAGTAACTTGATAGTAATTTTACTTCATCTTCTTAAATGGCAATATCAACCAGAATCTCGTAGTGGCAGTTGGAAAAGCAGTATTCGGGAACATCGCAGGCGTATTAAAGAAGATTTGAAGGATTCGCCAAGTTTAGTACCTTATTTTCAAGAAATATTTGCTGATTGCTATGTAAATGCTCGCGAACAAGCAGCAGATGAAACAGGTTTATCATTAGAAGCTTTTCCGTTAGATTGTCCTTACACAACTGAATTAGCGCTCGATTCCGAATTTTTACCGGAGTAA
- a CDS encoding beta-ketoacyl-ACP synthase III, with the protein MLQQSGFGIAITGSGAATPTTYLDNQGLTQLVETSDEWIATRTGIKQRRLAGVADSVSDLATAAAKEAIAMAGISPEELDLIILATSTADDLFGTAGLIQGKLGAKQAVAFDLTAACSGFVFGMVTGAQFIRSGVYRNVLLVAADILSRWVDWSDRRTCILFGDGAGAIVMQASECDRFSGFELRSDGSQNHSLNLAYQGQPKELVEGVTISQGTYQPITMNGQEIYRFAVKKVPEVIEKALFRANLSVDKVDWLILHQANQRILDAVADRLKIPPDKVISNLAHYGNTSAASIPIALDEAVRQGKIKPGDTIAAAGFGAGLSWGATIFQWGK; encoded by the coding sequence ATGTTGCAACAATCAGGATTTGGCATTGCCATTACAGGCAGCGGTGCCGCCACACCGACAACTTATTTGGATAATCAGGGTCTAACTCAACTGGTGGAAACATCTGATGAGTGGATTGCTACTCGGACTGGGATTAAACAGCGGCGTCTGGCGGGAGTTGCCGACTCGGTAAGCGACTTGGCGACTGCGGCGGCGAAAGAAGCGATCGCAATGGCTGGGATTTCTCCAGAAGAGTTAGACTTGATTATTCTGGCTACTTCTACGGCTGACGATTTGTTTGGCACTGCTGGCTTAATTCAGGGCAAATTGGGCGCAAAGCAAGCAGTGGCTTTCGATTTAACTGCTGCTTGCTCTGGTTTTGTGTTTGGGATGGTAACGGGTGCCCAGTTTATCCGTAGTGGTGTTTATCGGAATGTTTTGCTGGTAGCGGCTGATATTCTTTCTCGTTGGGTAGACTGGTCCGATCGTCGTACTTGTATTTTATTTGGGGATGGGGCTGGGGCGATCGTGATGCAGGCTTCGGAATGCGATCGCTTTTCGGGATTTGAGCTCAGAAGCGATGGCAGCCAAAATCATTCTTTGAATTTGGCTTACCAAGGACAGCCCAAAGAATTAGTTGAGGGAGTTACCATTAGCCAAGGTACTTACCAACCCATCACTATGAACGGCCAAGAAATTTATCGCTTTGCTGTCAAAAAAGTGCCGGAAGTGATAGAAAAAGCTTTATTTCGCGCTAATTTGAGCGTTGACAAAGTAGATTGGCTCATCCTACATCAAGCTAATCAACGCATTCTGGATGCAGTTGCCGATCGCCTGAAGATTCCCCCCGATAAAGTAATCAGCAATCTAGCCCATTACGGCAATACTTCCGCTGCTTCTATCCCGATCGCTTTGGATGAAGCAGTGCGCCAAGGGAAAATTAAACCCGGAGATACGATCGCGGCTGCTGGTTTTGGTGCTGGCTTAAGTTGGGGAGCCACTATTTTCCAATGGGGGAAATAG